In Desulfatiglans anilini DSM 4660, the DNA window GTTCGCCGGCTTCATTCCAGCCGCGCACTCGGTAGTACTCGGCCAGCATCGTGGCCATTTGAGCCTCGGTGATCCCTTTGCCCTCCTCGGGAAGGGCTTCCTGGTGGAAACGGGGAGGGAGATTGTCGTC includes these proteins:
- a CDS encoding aldehyde ferredoxin oxidoreductase C-terminal domain-containing protein; its protein translation is DDNLPPRFHQEALPEEGKGITEAQMATMLAEYYRVRGWNEAGEPPP